A window of the Lactobacillus amylovorus DSM 20531 genome harbors these coding sequences:
- the mgtA gene encoding magnesium-translocating P-type ATPase has product MAKNKLLMNKKTADTEFVKQIARQTPEEALKTLHSSLDGLSSAEAKERLEKNGLNEVATKKHNTKLHFFIESFFTPFTMVLLLLATVSLFTDYVFVPADQKDLSTVIIMITMIIISGLTSFIQNVKTNDAVEALLNMVSVTTNIRRNQKDEEISTKQVVVGDIINIHAGDMVPADIRLLKTKDLFCSSSSLNGESTPVEKIATKRPDQKDMDQYLDYPDVIYQGTTIVSGSGVGVVLATGEQTVFGRLAKDISNNDVKETNFDVGIKNISKLLLTMTAIIAPLVLVINGLTKGNWLNALLFAIATAVGLTPEMLPVIVTSNLVKGSLEMSKHGTIVKKMNSIQNFGAADILCTDKTGTLTQNKVVLERHYNLDMKENPQVLRLAYLNSYFQTGMHDLMDQAIIDAASDELDVEEIKHDYTKVDEIPFDFKRRRMSVVVKRHGDGRILVTKGAAEEMLACCNRVQVGNHISDLTDEYKEKVLKHIEDLNKDGLRVVLLAYQNNPAQAGEFNVSDEKDLILTGFLAFLDPPKDDVKDVLKQLKQDGITVKILTGDNAAVTKSVASRVGLNTEYVYSEKDLVGKGDEEIKKMVEECSLFVKLSPEYKAKIIQILKENGHTVAYMGDGINDTPAMKKADVAISVDTAVDITKKSADIILLHKSLRTLEHGVRIGRQIFANTMKYIKITLSSNFGNILSILVASSFLPFLPMLPMQLLILDLIYGTSCLSIPFDTVGEKYLEVPRKWETRKLPKFMFYFGPTSSVFDIITFALLYFWICPSVVGASYMAATPSQKAVFMAIFWSGWFIESLWTQEMVIQALRDPAVPFIQQHSSPVVMLATIGAGLIGTAMPYIPSWAKVMKFGPIPEFYVLVVLVLLILYIALTTLVKHWYMKKEEFLI; this is encoded by the coding sequence ATGGCAAAAAACAAGTTGCTGATGAATAAGAAGACAGCCGATACAGAGTTTGTTAAGCAGATCGCTAGGCAAACTCCCGAAGAAGCGTTAAAGACGCTACATAGTTCGCTAGACGGTCTGTCTTCGGCAGAAGCTAAAGAGCGTTTGGAGAAGAATGGTCTTAACGAAGTTGCGACCAAGAAGCACAACACGAAATTGCATTTCTTCATTGAATCATTCTTCACTCCTTTCACAATGGTCCTGTTGCTGCTAGCAACGGTGTCACTGTTTACCGACTACGTCTTCGTGCCGGCAGATCAAAAGGACCTGAGTACTGTGATAATTATGATTACGATGATCATCATTTCTGGATTAACATCCTTTATCCAGAATGTGAAAACTAATGACGCAGTTGAAGCCCTCTTAAACATGGTGTCTGTAACTACCAATATTCGTCGCAATCAAAAGGACGAAGAAATTTCTACCAAGCAAGTAGTTGTCGGCGATATTATTAATATCCACGCTGGGGACATGGTGCCAGCAGATATTAGATTGCTCAAAACTAAAGACTTGTTCTGTTCATCAAGTTCTTTGAACGGTGAATCAACGCCTGTGGAAAAGATTGCGACTAAGAGGCCCGATCAAAAAGACATGGATCAATATTTGGACTATCCTGATGTAATCTATCAAGGAACAACTATTGTGTCAGGTTCAGGTGTTGGCGTTGTTTTGGCCACCGGTGAACAAACTGTCTTTGGTCGTTTGGCTAAGGATATTTCAAACAACGACGTTAAGGAAACTAACTTCGATGTTGGTATCAAGAACATTTCTAAATTATTGTTAACAATGACCGCGATCATTGCACCTTTAGTTTTGGTCATCAACGGTTTAACTAAAGGTAACTGGCTCAACGCCTTGTTGTTTGCCATCGCTACTGCCGTTGGTTTAACTCCAGAAATGTTGCCAGTTATTGTTACTAGTAACTTGGTTAAGGGTTCGCTAGAAATGTCCAAGCACGGCACCATCGTTAAGAAGATGAACTCCATCCAAAACTTCGGTGCTGCCGACATTCTTTGTACTGATAAAACCGGTACTTTGACCCAAAACAAGGTTGTATTGGAACGTCACTACAACTTGGATATGAAGGAAAATCCACAAGTTTTGCGGTTGGCTTATTTGAATTCGTACTTCCAAACGGGGATGCACGATTTGATGGACCAAGCCATTATCGATGCCGCTAGCGATGAGCTAGACGTTGAAGAAATTAAACATGACTACACTAAGGTCGATGAAATTCCATTCGACTTCAAGCGTCGTCGCATGAGTGTCGTGGTAAAACGCCACGGCGATGGTCGTATCCTGGTAACCAAGGGTGCTGCCGAAGAAATGCTTGCTTGCTGCAATCGTGTGCAAGTTGGCAATCACATTAGTGATTTAACTGATGAATATAAAGAAAAAGTTTTAAAGCACATTGAAGATTTGAACAAAGATGGTTTGAGAGTTGTTTTGCTTGCTTACCAAAACAATCCTGCTCAAGCCGGCGAATTCAATGTTAGCGATGAAAAGGATTTGATTCTAACCGGATTCTTGGCCTTCCTTGATCCACCTAAGGATGATGTTAAGGACGTGCTTAAGCAGCTCAAGCAAGACGGCATCACCGTTAAGATTTTGACTGGTGATAACGCCGCCGTAACTAAGAGCGTTGCTTCAAGAGTAGGCTTAAACACCGAGTATGTTTATAGTGAAAAAGACCTCGTTGGTAAGGGCGACGAAGAGATTAAAAAGATGGTTGAAGAATGTAGCCTCTTTGTTAAGCTTTCACCAGAATACAAGGCCAAAATTATTCAAATTTTGAAAGAAAATGGCCACACCGTTGCCTACATGGGTGATGGGATCAACGATACGCCAGCTATGAAGAAGGCCGACGTGGCAATCTCAGTTGATACTGCCGTTGATATTACTAAAAAGAGTGCCGACATTATCTTGCTCCACAAGAGTTTACGTACTTTGGAACATGGTGTAAGAATTGGGCGTCAGATCTTTGCCAACACGATGAAATATATCAAGATTACCTTGTCATCTAACTTTGGTAATATTTTGTCAATCTTAGTGGCATCATCATTCTTGCCATTCTTGCCAATGCTGCCAATGCAGTTATTGATCTTGGATTTGATCTACGGAACCTCTTGTCTATCAATTCCATTCGATACTGTTGGTGAAAAATATTTGGAAGTACCACGTAAGTGGGAGACAAGAAAATTGCCTAAGTTCATGTTCTACTTTGGCCCAACTTCTTCAGTCTTCGATATTATTACGTTTGCCTTGCTTTACTTCTGGATTTGTCCAAGCGTTGTCGGAGCAAGTTACATGGCTGCTACTCCAAGTCAAAAGGCAGTCTTTATGGCAATCTTCTGGAGTGGTTGGTTCATCGAATCACTTTGGACACAAGAAATGGTTATTCAAGCATTGCGTGATCCAGCCGTTCCATTTATCCAACAACATTCTTCACCAGTTGTCATGCTCGCTACGATTGGTGCAGGCTTGATCGGTACCGCAATGCCTTACATCCCAAGCTGGGCCAAAGTAATGAAATTCGGTCCAATCCCAGAATTCTACGTTTTGGTAGTGTTAGTACTTTTGATTTTGTACATTGCACTTACTACTTTGGTAAAGCACTGGTACATGAAGAAAGAGGAGTTCTTAATTTAA
- a CDS encoding YSIRK-type signal peptide-containing protein (The YSIRK form of extended signal peptide directs nascent proteins to the cross-wall site, while signal peptides lacking YSIRK direct proteins instead to the cell pole. A large fraction of YSIRK proteins are surface proteins anchored by sortase-mediated processing of a C-terminal LPXTG motif.), translating to MRNIQQHFSIRKLTIGAASVLIGLSFLGFGTQTVHADANDTAVQATSEKVDASTSEAKNDVKTEDVKVETPVTDDKAATDPTTNADVKEEKTTEPADETSAADKTEAPTDATKQAG from the coding sequence ATGAGAAATATTCAACAACACTTTTCTATTCGTAAGTTAACTATTGGTGCTGCTAGTGTATTAATTGGATTAAGTTTTTTAGGCTTTGGTACACAAACTGTACATGCTGATGCCAATGATACTGCAGTGCAAGCTACTTCTGAAAAGGTTGATGCTTCTACTAGTGAAGCAAAGAATGATGTTAAGACAGAAGATGTAAAAGTTGAAACTCCTGTAACAGATGATAAAGCTGCTACTGATCCAACTACAAATGCAGATGTAAAGGAAGAAAAGACTACAGAGCCAGCTGACGAAACATCAGCTGCAGATAAGACTGAAGCTCCTACAGATGCTACCAAGCAAGCCGGCTAA
- a CDS encoding LPXTG cell wall anchor domain-containing protein yields MLPSKPAKSTEPAKKHTNKPVAPKKGKGYNYNSSVHGETIKGRNKVNGTTNNVMPHAENTARPKGVAAPDGETLPNGYTINTKGQILNAKGQAVGYVDKNGHMYLPQTSEKSTASLAWLGLGIASLAAIIGLAADRKRR; encoded by the coding sequence ATGCTACCAAGCAAGCCGGCTAAGTCAACTGAACCAGCTAAGAAACACACAAATAAGCCGGTAGCTCCAAAGAAGGGAAAGGGTTACAATTACAATTCTTCAGTTCATGGCGAAACTATTAAAGGTAGAAACAAGGTTAACGGCACTACAAACAACGTAATGCCACATGCTGAAAATACTGCTCGCCCAAAGGGTGTAGCAGCTCCTGATGGTGAAACTTTACCAAATGGCTACACCATTAACACCAAGGGTCAAATCCTCAACGCTAAAGGTCAAGCAGTGGGTTACGTTGATAAGAATGGTCACATGTACTTGCCACAAACCAGTGAAAAGAGTACCGCTTCCTTAGCATGGCTCGGCCTCGGCATCGCGTCCCTCGCCGCAATCATCGGGTTAGCCGCAGATCGCAAAAGAAGATAA
- a CDS encoding iron-sulfur cluster biosynthesis family protein, producing MLKITFTDKALDYLKRREIADKTLILITDDGGGKYSIKGGGCSIGSHFSIIWVDQVDPDYPVELENDQGLKIYTSKYDMTMMGPNMVMDYDAGSLNLRSDEGILDGGVEIGNGAALIKANKNVKMGAVEWRC from the coding sequence ATGTTGAAAATTACATTTACTGATAAAGCACTTGATTACTTAAAGAGAAGAGAAATCGCAGACAAGACTTTGATCTTAATCACCGATGATGGTGGTGGCAAGTATTCTATCAAGGGTGGCGGCTGCAGCATTGGTTCCCACTTTTCAATCATCTGGGTTGATCAAGTTGATCCCGATTATCCTGTAGAGCTTGAAAACGATCAGGGCTTGAAGATCTATACTTCAAAGTATGATATGACGATGATGGGACCAAACATGGTGATGGATTATGATGCCGGCAGCTTAAATCTTCGTTCTGACGAAGGAATTCTTGACGGCGGCGTAGAAATCGGCAATGGTGCCGCATTAATTAAGGCTAACAAGAACGTTAAGATGGGCGCTGTTGAATGGCGTTGTTAA
- a CDS encoding GNAT family N-acetyltransferase encodes MILREYKSADCAQLAQLFYETVHTINILDYSPEQMDAWAHKEIDLPKWDASFRAHKRIVAIDKKQIVGFGDIDKSGYLDRLFVHKDYQGQGIASAICDELESSIKDGKIVTHASITARPFFKARGYIVVRKQKVVRDGIELINFVMEKK; translated from the coding sequence ATGATTTTACGTGAATATAAATCTGCTGACTGTGCACAACTAGCCCAATTGTTTTATGAAACTGTACATACTATCAACATTTTAGATTACTCTCCAGAGCAAATGGATGCGTGGGCACATAAAGAGATTGATTTACCAAAATGGGATGCATCTTTTAGAGCGCACAAGAGGATTGTTGCAATTGATAAAAAACAAATTGTAGGTTTTGGTGATATTGATAAATCAGGATATTTAGATAGACTTTTTGTTCATAAAGATTATCAAGGACAAGGTATTGCAAGTGCTATTTGTGATGAACTGGAAAGTAGTATAAAAGATGGTAAAATTGTGACACATGCATCTATTACTGCTAGACCATTTTTTAAGGCTAGGGGATACATTGTAGTTAGGAAACAAAAAGTTGTAAGGGATGGAATAGAATTGATCAATTTCGTAATGGAGAAAAAATGA
- a CDS encoding IS4 family transposase: MKSLHSNILKLMDSIINKIADNIHDFSVSDQAFTRCRKLNSTDLIKLILNMGAGSLNSEIFHAFPDINSRMTASAFEQQKAKLKPECFKEIMAELSQANNAPQLLDDKYLVVAIDGSDFDQPFNPKSKNIFQGKDGRKYCQIHVNAFYDVLNKLYLDMVIQPRQKMDEREAALTMIKKLAQQEKDFLVLMDRGYISFNLIENCNRLKHCHYVMRSKSGDGAFKEIVAMSNHEYDIDLSCRVTSSHYYYVTHKDTEKFLHLILHKKHHYKAVRSKNTRDQRWDFEDMCDVRFRVCKFRINPPGSDDEWEVLITNLDRNEYPLARMKEIYHLRWGIETSFRELKYDLSGIQFHSKKDQFVYMEIYAHFAMYNAVSLSIIASSKPYTQGKYQYQIDFKMACCIWRRYFSISDNSDKNFTQLLLDVAFYLTPIRPGRKDKRNLKVKLVVGFPYRLAA; encoded by the coding sequence ATGAAATCCCTTCACTCAAATATTTTAAAGCTGATGGATAGTATTATCAATAAAATTGCTGACAACATTCACGATTTCTCTGTATCTGATCAAGCTTTTACTCGCTGTCGTAAGCTCAATTCCACTGATTTGATTAAGTTAATTCTTAACATGGGAGCTGGCAGCCTGAATTCGGAAATTTTTCATGCTTTTCCTGACATAAATTCTAGAATGACTGCTTCGGCTTTTGAACAACAAAAGGCTAAATTAAAGCCTGAATGCTTTAAAGAAATTATGGCTGAGCTTAGTCAGGCAAACAATGCACCGCAATTACTAGATGACAAATACTTAGTTGTAGCGATTGATGGTTCCGATTTTGATCAGCCTTTTAATCCAAAATCAAAGAATATTTTTCAAGGCAAAGATGGTAGAAAATATTGCCAGATACATGTAAACGCTTTTTATGATGTTTTGAATAAATTATATTTAGACATGGTTATCCAACCTAGACAAAAAATGGATGAACGTGAGGCAGCTTTAACCATGATAAAGAAATTAGCCCAGCAAGAAAAAGATTTTCTAGTCCTGATGGATCGTGGCTACATTAGCTTTAATTTAATTGAAAATTGCAATCGATTAAAACATTGCCACTATGTTATGCGATCAAAATCCGGAGATGGTGCTTTTAAAGAAATTGTAGCTATGTCGAATCATGAATACGATATTGACTTATCATGCAGAGTAACTTCGTCACATTATTATTATGTCACCCATAAAGATACAGAAAAGTTTCTTCACCTGATTCTTCACAAAAAGCATCACTATAAAGCTGTTCGTTCTAAAAATACCAGAGATCAACGCTGGGATTTTGAGGATATGTGTGATGTTAGATTTAGAGTTTGTAAGTTTAGAATCAATCCACCAGGTTCAGACGATGAGTGGGAAGTCCTCATCACCAATTTAGATCGAAATGAATATCCTCTAGCTAGAATGAAAGAGATCTATCATCTTCGCTGGGGAATAGAAACTTCTTTTAGGGAGCTTAAATATGACTTAAGCGGCATACAGTTTCATTCTAAAAAAGATCAATTTGTTTATATGGAAATATACGCCCATTTTGCAATGTATAATGCCGTGAGTTTATCAATAATTGCGAGCTCAAAACCGTATACTCAGGGAAAATATCAATATCAAATAGATTTTAAAATGGCCTGTTGTATCTGGCGACGATATTTTAGTATAAGTGATAATTCAGATAAAAACTTCACACAATTACTGCTAGATGTGGCATTTTATTTAACGCCCATTCGACCAGGAAGAAAAGATAAACGAAATCTAAAAGTTAAATTAGTAGTTGGCTTTCCTTATCGTCTAGCAGCTTGA
- a CDS encoding SLAP domain-containing protein has translation MKKNLRIVSVAAAALLAVAPVVSTAIPVNADTTVNVGSSTGTGANTTNTNTQAPQNKPYFTYNNEIIGESTQSNPLGNVVRTTVSFKSGDKVSDLISKISKAVQFHKDNYAGGENVTINEQDFINQLKNNGVTTKTINPSKKGEKSYEEIDKVPSTSFNITLSASANNQTATIQIPMVPEGASAPVDTTQNPQINWTKGGQAQSASLNGQVFQVAVGSSFNPLSFINSNGDTISISAQQSKDNSTYASIEATSNPVNTSEAGRYYNVTLTATGNTGKKTTATYTVLITSSQKQTLYANGASSIPTYSIYGGNVLSNSTTFKDGDQVYVSDKTETIGNVSYSQVSTKSKSDANGSNMWVKTSALVKPAGDTNVKTYPVMIDSRAYDKNGNYLGHMYYAYDNIDIVPTVVTINGKTYYKVANKDEYVRVTNITGNQRTLRHNAYIYWSSYRRTPGTGKMYRGQTVTTYGPAMRFKNGKKYYRIEGCRNNNKRYIKAVNFY, from the coding sequence ATGAAGAAGAATTTAAGAATTGTTAGTGTTGCAGCTGCTGCTTTGTTAGCTGTTGCTCCGGTCGTTTCTACGGCTATTCCAGTTAATGCTGATACTACTGTAAATGTTGGCTCATCAACAGGTACTGGTGCAAATACTACTAATACAAACACCCAAGCACCTCAAAATAAACCATATTTCACTTATAATAATGAAATTATTGGTGAATCTACTCAAAGTAATCCTTTAGGTAACGTTGTTCGTACTACTGTAAGTTTTAAGAGTGGTGATAAAGTTTCAGATTTAATTAGTAAAATTTCTAAAGCCGTTCAATTCCACAAAGATAACTATGCTGGTGGCGAAAATGTTACTATTAATGAACAAGACTTCATTAATCAATTGAAGAATAATGGTGTAACCACTAAGACCATTAATCCTTCTAAGAAGGGTGAAAAATCTTACGAGGAAATTGATAAGGTACCAAGCACTTCATTTAATATTACTTTAAGTGCAAGTGCTAACAATCAAACTGCTACTATTCAAATTCCTATGGTGCCAGAAGGTGCTTCCGCTCCGGTAGATACCACTCAAAATCCACAAATTAATTGGACTAAGGGCGGTCAAGCACAAAGTGCTAGCTTAAATGGCCAAGTATTTCAAGTTGCTGTTGGTTCAAGCTTCAATCCATTGAGCTTCATTAACAGTAATGGTGATACAATTTCTATTTCAGCACAACAAAGTAAAGATAACTCAACTTACGCAAGTATTGAAGCAACTTCCAACCCGGTTAATACTTCAGAAGCAGGTCGTTACTACAACGTAACTTTAACTGCAACTGGTAACACTGGTAAGAAGACCACTGCAACTTATACTGTTTTGATTACTTCAAGTCAAAAGCAAACTTTATATGCTAATGGTGCAAGTTCAATTCCAACTTACAGCATTTACGGTGGTAATGTTTTGAGTAATTCAACCACATTCAAAGATGGCGACCAAGTTTACGTTTCAGACAAGACTGAAACAATTGGTAATGTTTCATACTCACAAGTTTCAACCAAGTCTAAATCAGATGCTAATGGTAGTAATATGTGGGTAAAAACTTCAGCACTTGTAAAACCGGCTGGTGATACTAACGTTAAGACTTACCCAGTAATGATTGACTCACGTGCTTACGACAAGAACGGTAACTATTTAGGCCACATGTATTACGCATATGACAACATTGATATCGTTCCAACTGTTGTAACCATCAACGGCAAGACTTACTACAAGGTTGCTAACAAGGATGAATACGTTCGTGTAACCAACATTACTGGTAACCAACGTACTTTACGTCACAACGCTTACATTTACTGGTCATCATACCGTCGTACCCCAGGTACTGGCAAGATGTATAGAGGCCAAACTGTAACTACTTACGGTCCTGCAATGAGATTCAAGAACGGTAAGAAGTACTACAGAATTGAGGGTTGCAGAAACAACAACAAGCGTTACATTAAGGCTGTAAACTTCTATTAA